In Elusimicrobiota bacterium, a genomic segment contains:
- the asnB gene encoding asparagine synthase (glutamine-hydrolyzing) — protein MCGICGIYNYNKTNPVKENVLRAMCGVMSHRGPDGEGVYLNYPLTGGGMGVGLGHRRLAIIDLSTGEQPMYNEDKSIAIVFNGEIYNFQELRPQLESLGHKFRSNSDTEAIVHAYEQYGEDCVDHLRGMFAFAIWDNNNTRMFIARDRVGKKPLYYANVNGSLIFASEIKALLKYPGIGHEINKEAIHYYLNYQYVPGPKTVYNSVFRLMPAHCMSVDKNGNLRTREYWDIDFREKTKLSFNDTCTQLREVLKEATRLRMISDVPLGAFLSGGHDSSIIVGLMSELASKPVKTFSIGFEEEEFSELGYAKIVAQHFKTDHQEFIVKPQFVEILPKLVWHYDQPYADSSALPSYYVANMTRKNVTVALNGDGGDESFGGYLRYKAMKGSLYAGLPFKLLGRKNTLRLAEMLPHTETAGNIKMFRYMYRLVSALAEPPQRRNVYWHSYFDNTAKDKIYSVDMRNDMKGIDSFEYLEKIFENAKAGNVMDRTFYTDIKAYLPECLLIKMDIASMANSLETRSPFLDHVVMEYAAGLPDNWKIRGFRTKHILKETFKSFLPKEIINRPKQGFGIPLGKWFRNQLKGYIQEILLDPKTVSRGYFNRQGLEILLKEHMEAKRDHGYRLWALLMLELWHREVYEKL, from the coding sequence ATGTGCGGTATATGCGGAATTTATAATTACAATAAAACGAATCCCGTAAAAGAAAATGTCTTACGCGCGATGTGCGGTGTTATGTCACACCGCGGGCCTGATGGTGAAGGTGTGTATTTAAATTATCCTCTAACCGGCGGCGGGATGGGTGTTGGGCTCGGGCATCGCAGGCTTGCGATCATTGATCTCAGTACAGGCGAGCAGCCGATGTATAACGAAGATAAATCTATTGCCATAGTGTTTAACGGTGAAATATATAATTTTCAGGAACTACGCCCACAGCTTGAATCACTTGGGCATAAGTTCAGGTCAAACAGTGATACCGAAGCTATTGTCCATGCATATGAGCAGTACGGTGAAGATTGTGTTGATCATCTAAGAGGAATGTTTGCGTTTGCAATCTGGGATAATAATAACACCAGGATGTTTATTGCCCGGGATCGTGTTGGCAAAAAACCGTTGTACTACGCAAATGTGAATGGTTCATTAATATTTGCGTCGGAGATAAAAGCGTTACTTAAATATCCTGGAATCGGACATGAGATTAATAAGGAAGCTATACACTATTACCTGAATTATCAGTACGTTCCCGGTCCGAAGACTGTGTATAACAGTGTTTTCAGGTTAATGCCTGCGCATTGTATGAGCGTAGATAAAAACGGTAACCTACGCACGCGGGAATATTGGGATATTGATTTCCGTGAGAAAACAAAGTTGAGTTTCAATGATACATGCACGCAGTTACGCGAGGTGTTGAAAGAAGCTACGCGGTTAAGGATGATATCTGATGTTCCGTTAGGTGCGTTCCTTTCAGGAGGGCATGATTCAAGTATCATTGTAGGTTTAATGAGTGAACTTGCGAGTAAACCCGTGAAAACGTTTTCGATTGGGTTTGAGGAAGAAGAATTCTCGGAACTTGGATATGCAAAAATTGTTGCACAGCATTTTAAAACAGACCATCAGGAGTTTATTGTAAAACCGCAATTTGTGGAAATTCTGCCGAAACTCGTATGGCATTATGACCAGCCATACGCTGATTCTTCAGCATTACCGTCTTATTATGTAGCTAATATGACCCGTAAAAATGTTACTGTAGCGCTAAACGGTGACGGCGGGGATGAATCCTTCGGAGGGTATCTCCGGTATAAAGCAATGAAAGGATCGTTGTATGCGGGATTACCGTTCAAACTTCTCGGGCGAAAAAATACGTTGAGGTTAGCAGAAATGTTACCGCACACGGAAACCGCGGGGAATATTAAAATGTTCCGGTATATGTACAGGCTTGTATCCGCTTTAGCGGAACCGCCGCAAAGGCGTAATGTTTACTGGCACAGTTATTTTGATAATACAGCTAAAGATAAAATATATTCTGTTGATATGCGTAATGATATGAAAGGTATTGATTCGTTTGAGTACCTCGAAAAAATATTTGAGAACGCAAAAGCCGGGAATGTTATGGACCGTACTTTTTATACCGATATAAAAGCATACCTGCCAGAGTGCCTGCTCATAAAAATGGATATAGCATCCATGGCGAATTCGTTGGAAACTAGGAGCCCGTTTTTGGATCATGTAGTTATGGAATATGCCGCAGGATTACCTGACAATTGGAAGATCAGAGGGTTTAGGACTAAGCATATACTTAAAGAAACGTTTAAGTCATTCCTTCCAAAAGAAATTATTAATCGTCCAAAACAGGGGTTTGGTATACCGCTTGGGAAGTGGTTCCGGAATCAGTTAAAGGGGTATATACAGGAAATTCTGCTTGACCCTAAAACCGTCTCCCGCGGGTATTTTAACCGTCAAGGGTTGGAGATATTATTAAAAGAACATATGGAAGCTAAACGCGATCACGGGTATCGTTTATGGGCATTACTTATGCTGGAACTATGGCATCGTGAAGTATACGAAAAACTATAA
- a CDS encoding NAD-dependent epimerase/dehydratase family protein has protein sequence MKNKNILICGATGLVGTNTLLKLKDVPGVKVRAVYHSRKPQVISKNIVYVKADLTDFNDCVRITKGIDYVIMVAAKIARRDPGRLYLVPNILMSMYMLEAAYKAGVKKYVWLSSATAYPPVKRKLKESDMFSNDPHDAYYPIGWATRYIETLCKMYAKKVENPMTTIVLRSSAIYGEYDDFEFETCQVLPALIRKVVERQNPIEIWGTGSLKRDCIYVKDVVDACLKALNAVDGFTVLNIGLGKSYSVKELLYLILDIDNYDTANIVCNKKKVLKKLPSIEIDCTKAKHTIGFMPSYTIKEGLANTIAWYRSYRRSGDGVKKN, from the coding sequence TTGAAAAACAAAAATATTCTTATCTGCGGCGCTACAGGGTTAGTTGGAACTAATACTTTGTTAAAGTTAAAAGACGTTCCCGGGGTTAAGGTAAGAGCTGTCTATCATTCAAGAAAACCGCAAGTAATTTCAAAAAATATTGTTTACGTAAAAGCTGATTTAACCGATTTTAATGACTGCGTAAGGATCACTAAAGGTATTGATTACGTTATAATGGTTGCTGCAAAAATCGCGAGAAGAGATCCCGGAAGGTTATACTTAGTGCCCAATATTCTTATGAGTATGTATATGCTGGAAGCTGCATATAAAGCAGGAGTTAAGAAGTATGTCTGGTTGAGTAGTGCTACAGCGTATCCGCCTGTCAAAAGAAAATTGAAGGAAAGTGATATGTTCAGTAATGACCCGCATGATGCGTATTACCCTATAGGATGGGCAACTAGGTATATTGAAACATTATGCAAGATGTACGCGAAAAAGGTTGAGAATCCTATGACAACAATTGTCCTGCGTTCTTCAGCTATATACGGAGAGTACGACGATTTTGAATTCGAGACATGCCAGGTCTTACCTGCATTAATAAGAAAAGTTGTTGAACGCCAGAACCCGATAGAAATCTGGGGTACAGGTTCTCTAAAGAGAGACTGTATTTACGTAAAGGATGTGGTTGACGCATGTTTAAAAGCGTTGAATGCAGTGGATGGTTTTACGGTACTCAATATAGGGCTGGGTAAGTCTTATAGCGTAAAAGAATTGTTGTACTTGATTTTGGATATCGATAACTATGATACCGCAAATATTGTGTGCAACAAGAAAAAGGTATTAAAGAAATTACCTTCTATTGAAATTGATTGTACTAAAGCAAAGCATACTATTGGATTCATGCCTTCTTATACTATTAAAGAAGGGCTTGCTAATACTATTGCATGGTATCGTTCTTATCGTAGATCAGGTGATGGAGTTAAGAAAAACTAA
- a CDS encoding glycosyltransferase, producing MFDFIEYSHQNGIKNTEKHVKDLITSKKIDIVFTTHYATDYQLSIEFYADLRKTVKIVFCAWDDESYFDVYGKYYGQVADAVITTDYYTMYGYMRMGIPGLLLMPIFSKEMFFPVEGEKDTEVCFIGGCTQRDRKEYIDFIIKNGIKIETYGNGSKHGFLEWNKFSEILSKSKIALTFNKLDTLDWINKEEPLLNRVRQASFHYVESALVKTFCLAEYSPGIFTIAEIGKEVDVFNSKEELLNKIRYYLSHDVERENIAAAAYKRAIKEYVPEVAVPKLLAELDKTLYSGINKYVLSDEIYINESFKRKTINGLTFTMVVLIKNNKIGYAMEIFVKLFKYGVLVFITGFIGGIGRIVQNMSTKIADKLDRIRINGK from the coding sequence ATGTTCGATTTTATTGAGTATTCTCATCAAAATGGTATCAAAAATACCGAAAAACATGTAAAAGACCTTATAACCAGTAAAAAGATCGATATTGTGTTCACCACTCACTATGCTACGGATTATCAATTATCAATTGAGTTCTATGCTGATTTAAGAAAAACTGTAAAAATAGTTTTTTGTGCCTGGGATGATGAATCATATTTTGATGTGTACGGTAAGTATTACGGCCAAGTTGCGGATGCTGTGATAACTACTGATTACTATACTATGTATGGTTACATGCGAATGGGTATACCTGGATTGCTTTTAATGCCTATATTCAGCAAAGAAATGTTTTTTCCGGTAGAAGGGGAAAAAGATACAGAAGTATGTTTCATAGGAGGGTGTACCCAGCGGGATCGTAAAGAATATATTGATTTTATTATTAAGAACGGTATTAAGATCGAAACCTATGGGAATGGTTCAAAGCACGGTTTTCTTGAATGGAACAAATTTTCTGAAATATTATCAAAAAGTAAGATAGCGCTGACTTTCAATAAATTGGATACACTTGACTGGATTAATAAGGAAGAGCCATTGTTAAACAGAGTAAGGCAGGCTAGTTTTCATTATGTAGAAAGTGCGCTTGTAAAAACGTTTTGTCTTGCAGAATATTCACCTGGTATTTTTACTATTGCAGAAATAGGAAAAGAAGTCGATGTGTTTAATAGTAAAGAGGAGTTATTGAATAAGATAAGGTATTACCTGTCACATGATGTTGAACGTGAGAATATTGCTGCAGCTGCGTATAAAAGAGCAATAAAAGAGTATGTGCCGGAAGTAGCTGTCCCAAAATTACTTGCGGAGTTGGATAAAACATTGTATAGCGGTATCAATAAATATGTGTTATCAGATGAAATATATATAAATGAATCATTTAAGAGAAAAACAATTAATGGTTTAACTTTTACCATGGTTGTTCTAATCAAAAATAATAAAATCGGGTATGCGATGGAGATATTTGTTAAACTATTTAAATATGGCGTACTGGTTTTCATTACAGGTTTTATCGGGGGAATAGGTAGAATTGTACAGAATATGTCAACAAAAATAGCTGATAAATTAGACAGAATAAGAATAAACGGTAAATAA
- a CDS encoding NAD-dependent epimerase/dehydratase family protein yields MLILLHGIVLIVDQVMELRKTKVMAKTKLLICGASGFIGRNIAQYFAGKNEYEVIGTYLKTKPPSIRNVVMKKVDLTSKTEVDKLVKGVDILIQAAATTSGSKEILAKPYYHVTDNAVMNSLIYRAAFEHKVSRVIFFSCAIMYGSGKSAVKEEDFDANKEIYPSYFGAAWTKVYIEKICEFYSRIGRTKYTVIRHSNIYGPYDKYDLERSHVLGATITKVMRAAKNSEIVVWGNGKEARDILYVSDLVSFVDKVIKKQKTSFEIFNVGNGSVTTIKELVEKIIKGSGKSIRIVYDLTKPHINTSVCLNINKAKKEIGWKPEVSLEQGLKKTICWYKQNIRAQT; encoded by the coding sequence TTGCTAATACTATTGCATGGTATCGTTCTTATCGTAGATCAGGTGATGGAGTTAAGAAAAACTAAGGTTATGGCTAAAACAAAGTTGTTAATCTGCGGTGCAAGCGGTTTTATCGGCAGAAATATTGCTCAGTATTTTGCTGGTAAAAACGAGTATGAAGTTATTGGAACATACCTAAAAACCAAGCCTCCGTCTATACGTAATGTTGTTATGAAAAAAGTTGACCTTACATCAAAAACTGAGGTTGATAAGCTAGTAAAAGGTGTGGATATATTGATACAAGCAGCTGCGACGACATCCGGGTCTAAGGAAATACTTGCAAAACCGTATTATCATGTCACAGATAATGCAGTGATGAACTCGTTGATATACCGTGCTGCATTTGAGCATAAGGTGTCACGCGTAATATTTTTTAGCTGTGCAATTATGTATGGCTCCGGGAAAAGTGCTGTCAAAGAAGAAGATTTTGATGCAAATAAGGAAATATATCCGAGTTATTTTGGTGCGGCATGGACTAAAGTATATATAGAAAAAATATGCGAATTTTATTCGCGTATCGGGCGAACAAAGTATACCGTCATCCGGCATTCTAATATCTACGGCCCGTATGATAAATATGATCTTGAACGGTCGCATGTGCTCGGTGCAACAATAACGAAAGTTATGCGTGCTGCAAAAAACAGCGAAATTGTTGTCTGGGGTAACGGAAAAGAAGCACGGGATATATTGTATGTATCAGACCTTGTGAGTTTTGTGGATAAAGTTATTAAGAAACAAAAAACGTCTTTCGAAATATTTAATGTTGGTAATGGATCTGTTACCACTATTAAAGAACTTGTAGAGAAGATCATCAAGGGATCAGGGAAGAGTATTCGTATTGTTTATGACTTAACAAAGCCTCATATAAACACATCTGTATGCCTTAATATAAACAAAGCGAAAAAAGAGATCGGGTGGAAACCTGAAGTATCATTAGAACAAGGCTTAAAGAAAACCATTTGCTGGTATAAACAAAATATAAGAGCACAAACATGA